GCCCGGCCGCCAGGGCCAGCTCGGCCAGACGCAGAGCCGTGAGCGGGGTCGTTTCGGCGGGCTTCAGGATGACCGCGTTGCCGGCCGCGAGCGCCGGGGCCGTGCCCCACGCGGCGATCGGCATCGGGAAGTTCCAGGGTGCGATGACACCGACGACACCGAGCGGTTCGAGGATCGTGACGTCCAGGCCGCCCGGGACGGGGATCTGGCGGCCGGTGAGCCGCTCCACTCCCCCGGCCGCGTAGTCGAGCAGGTCGCGGACGTTGCCCGCCTCCCAGCGGGCGTTGCCGACCGTGTGTCCCGCCTCGCGGACCTCCAACCGGGCAAGCGCTTCGAGGTGTTCGTCGACGGTCACGGCGAACCGGCGCAGCAGCCGGGCGCGGTCGCCCGGCGCCAGGGCTGCCCATCGGGCCTGTGCCCGCGCCGCCCGTACGACGGCCGCGTCGACGTCCTCGGCGGTGGCGGCCGGGACGGTGGCGACGACCTCCTCGGTGGCCGGATTGAGTACGTGCAGATCGAGCTCGTTCGACAAGGAAGAACCTCTCACATGCGTTCGAAGGAGCGGCGTAGCTCCCAGTCGGTCACCGCGGCATCGAAAGCGGCCAGCTCGACGCGGGCCATGTTGCGGTAGTGCGCGACCACCTCGTCGCCGAAGGCGGCCTTGGCGATGGCGCTGTTCTCCCAGAGCTCGGCGGCCTCGCGCAGGGTGGTGGGCACGTGCTCGTACTCGGCGGTGTACGCGTTCCCGGGGCACGGCTCGGGAAGCTCCAGCTTCTGCTCGATGCCGTGGAGCCCGGCCGCGACCATGGCGGCGACCGCGAGGTGCGGGTTGACGTCACCGCCGGGCACCCGGTTCTCGAAGCGCAGCGAGCGGCCGTGGCCGACGACCCTGAGGGCACAGGTGCGGTTGTCGTACCCCCAGGCGACCGCGGTCGGGGCGAAGGAGCCGGGCTGGAACCGCTTGTAGGAGTTGATGCCCGGCGCGTAGAGGAGCGAGAAGTCGCGCAGGGCGGCGAGCTGACCGGCGAGGAAGTGCCGCATGGTCTCGGACATCCCGCCGGGGTCGCCGGCCGAACCGGCCATGACGTTGTGGCCGTGCTCGTCCGCGAGCGAGAGGTGGATGTGACAGGAGTTGCCCTCGCGCTCGTTGTACTTGGCCATGAAGGTGAGCGAGACGCCCTCCTGGGCCGCGATCTCCTTGGCGCCGGTCTTGTAGATCGCGTGCTGGTCACAGGTGACCAGCGCCTCGTCGTACCGGAACGCGATCTCGTGCTGGCCGGGGTTGCACTCGCCCTTGGCGGACTCGACGGTGAGGCCCGCGCCCGCCATCTCGTTGCGGATACGGCGCAGGAGCGGCTCGATCCGCCCGGTGCCCAGCACCGAGTAGTCGATGTTGTACTGGTTGGCCGGGGTCAGCCCGCGGTAGTTCGCGTCCCAGGCCTGCTCGTAGGTGTCCTTGAAGACGATGAACTCCAGCTCGGTGCCGGCCTGGGCGGTGTGTCCGAGGGCGGCTAGGCGGTCGAGCTGCCGGCGGAGGATCTGGCGGGGCGCGGCGACCACGGGCGAGCCGTCGTTCCAGGCGAGGTCGGCGATGACCATCGCCGTACCCTCGTTCCAGGGCACCCGGCGCAGTGTGCTCAGGTCCGGGTGGAGGGCGAAGTCGCCGTAGCCGCGGTCCCAGGAGGACATGTCGTAGCCGTCGACCGTGTTCATCTCGGTGTCCACGGCGAGGAGGTAGTTGCAGCCCTCCGTGCCGTGCTCCAGGACCTCGTCGAGGAAGAAGCGCGCGGCGAACCGCTTGCCCTGAAGGCGCCCTTGCATGTCGGGGAAGGCCAGGACGACAGTGTCGATCTCGCCGCCCGCGACGAGGACGTGCAGCTCCTCGACGCCGAGCGGGGGTGTGCGGTGTGCCACGGAAGGTCTCCTTCGGTCCGCCGAGAGTCATAAGGTATTTGCGAGAACCTTTGCTTGGGAAGGGGGCGCGGCCAGATGTCGCAGGCGGAACCCGACGGCGGCACGGGCGGCCCGCAGGACCGGTCGACACAGGACCGCTCGGCACAGGACTGGCCGACACAGGACCGGTCGGCACAGGACCGGCTGACACCGGTGCTGCGACCGGTGCGGGCCGGCAACGGCTTCGAGGAGGCGCTGGAGCAGATCCTCCAGGTCGTCCGCCTCGGCCTGGTGCCGGGCGGCGAACGGCTGCCCGCGGAGCGGGAGCTGGCGGAGCGGCTGGGAATCAGCCGGGTGACGCTGCGCGAGGTGCTGAAGGTGCTCCAGGACCAAGGCCTGGTGGAATCGCGGCGCGGGCGCTACGGCGGCACGTTCGTGCGGCCGCGCGTCGACGCGGGCGGCGAGGACGAGCTGCGCCGGCGCGTCGAGAAGGTCGACATCGAGGACGTGCTGCGCTTCCGCGAGGTGCTGGAGGTGGGCGCGGCGGGCCTGTGCGCGACGCACGGCCTCACGGCGGAGCAGGCGGCACGGCTGCGGGAGGCACTGGCGCGCACGCAGGACGCGCCGCTCACGGAGTACCGGCGCCTGGACACCCTGCTGCACCTCACGCTGGCCGAACTCTGCGGGTCGCCCTCGCTGACCGCGCAGTACGCGGCCGTACGGGCGACGGTGAACGACCTGCTGGACTGCATCCCCTTGCTGGTGCGCAACCTGGAGCACTCCCAGCGGCAGCACGAGGCGCTGGTGGAGGCGGTGCTCGACGGGGACGTGGACGGCGCGCGGGAGATGATGCGCGAGCACTGCGCGGGGACGGCGGCGCTGCTGCGGGGGTTCCTGGCGTAAGCACTCCCACAAAGGTATGAATACGTTCCATTGAACCCGGGGAGGCATCGCGTGACCGCACGACCGCTGATCGGTGTGAGTACGTATCTGGAGGCCGGAGCGCGCTGGGGCGTCTGGGAGCTGGACGCGGCGCTGCTGCCGGCGGGCTACCCGCGGCTCGTGCAGCGAGCCGGCGGGCTCGCCGCGATGCTGCCGCCCGACGACCCGGAGCACGCGGCGGTGACGGTCGCCCGGCTGGACGGCCTGGTGATCGCGGGCGGCCCGGACGTCGACCCGTCCCGCTACGGCGCGGAGCGATCGGCGCGCACCGGGCCGCCCGCGCCCGAGCGGGACGCCTGGGAACTCGCCCTGATCGAGGCAGCGTTGGCGTCCGGGACGCCGCTGCTCGGCATCTGCCGCGGGATGCAACTGCTGAACGTCGCGCTCGGCGGCACGCTCGTGCAGCACATCACCGGGCACGCGGAGGTCCTCGGAGTCTTCGGCCGCCACCCGGTCAAGCCGGTGCCCGGCACGCTGTACGGGGCTGCCGTCCCGGAGGAGACCTCGGTACCGGCCTACCACCACCAGGCCGTGGACCGCCTCGGCGAGGGTCTCGTCGCGTCTGCATACGCGGCGGACGGCAC
The Streptomyces sp. CGMCC 4.7035 DNA segment above includes these coding regions:
- a CDS encoding glutamine synthetase family protein; this translates as MAHRTPPLGVEELHVLVAGGEIDTVVLAFPDMQGRLQGKRFAARFFLDEVLEHGTEGCNYLLAVDTEMNTVDGYDMSSWDRGYGDFALHPDLSTLRRVPWNEGTAMVIADLAWNDGSPVVAAPRQILRRQLDRLAALGHTAQAGTELEFIVFKDTYEQAWDANYRGLTPANQYNIDYSVLGTGRIEPLLRRIRNEMAGAGLTVESAKGECNPGQHEIAFRYDEALVTCDQHAIYKTGAKEIAAQEGVSLTFMAKYNEREGNSCHIHLSLADEHGHNVMAGSAGDPGGMSETMRHFLAGQLAALRDFSLLYAPGINSYKRFQPGSFAPTAVAWGYDNRTCALRVVGHGRSLRFENRVPGGDVNPHLAVAAMVAAGLHGIEQKLELPEPCPGNAYTAEYEHVPTTLREAAELWENSAIAKAAFGDEVVAHYRNMARVELAAFDAAVTDWELRRSFERM
- a CDS encoding FadR/GntR family transcriptional regulator gives rise to the protein MSQAEPDGGTGGPQDRSTQDRSAQDWPTQDRSAQDRLTPVLRPVRAGNGFEEALEQILQVVRLGLVPGGERLPAERELAERLGISRVTLREVLKVLQDQGLVESRRGRYGGTFVRPRVDAGGEDELRRRVEKVDIEDVLRFREVLEVGAAGLCATHGLTAEQAARLREALARTQDAPLTEYRRLDTLLHLTLAELCGSPSLTAQYAAVRATVNDLLDCIPLLVRNLEHSQRQHEALVEAVLDGDVDGAREMMREHCAGTAALLRGFLA
- a CDS encoding gamma-glutamyl-gamma-aminobutyrate hydrolase family protein, which codes for MTARPLIGVSTYLEAGARWGVWELDAALLPAGYPRLVQRAGGLAAMLPPDDPEHAAVTVARLDGLVIAGGPDVDPSRYGAERSARTGPPAPERDAWELALIEAALASGTPLLGICRGMQLLNVALGGTLVQHITGHAEVLGVFGRHPVKPVPGTLYGAAVPEETSVPAYHHQAVDRLGEGLVASAYAADGTVEAVELPGAAWVLGVQWHPEMGEDVRVMRALVRAASAGRTRR